CGCTGGTAACGGAAAAAACCAATTACCAGACCGGCAAATTGCGCCAGGTTACTTTTGAAGTGCACAAAGATGCCAACAAGGCCATGATCAAGGACGCCATCGAATTGGTGTTTGGCGTCAAGGTGCAGCGCGTCAATGTGATCCAGGTGGCGCCCAAGCGTGGCCGCCATGCCCGCAGCCGCCAGATGCGCATTCGCAAAAGCGGCTACAAAAAGGCCCTGGTCACACTGATGCCTGGTGAGACCATCGATATTTTTGAAGGTGTGAAGTAATGGCTGTTAAAAATTACAAGCCGACAACCCCCGGGCGCCGTGGGGCCAG
The DNA window shown above is from Anaerolineales bacterium and carries:
- the rplW gene encoding 50S ribosomal protein L23, whose amino-acid sequence is MTTVYDILVRPLVTEKTNYQTGKLRQVTFEVHKDANKAMIKDAIELVFGVKVQRVNVIQVAPKRGRHARSRQMRIRKSGYKKALVTLMPGETIDIFEGVK